The following are from one region of the Flavimobilis soli genome:
- the pyrR gene encoding bifunctional pyr operon transcriptional regulator/uracil phosphoribosyltransferase PyrR, which translates to MSSGTPMPSDGTTVLGAPEIARALTRIAHEILERNKGGDDLVLLGIPTRGLPLARRLAQRLADVEPALDADTLVGELDITMYRDDLHRHPTRTIGTTTLPSDGIDDKIVVLVDDVLYSGRTIRAALDAIKDLGRPRAVQLAALVDRGHRELPIRPDYVGKNLPTSTSERVQVRLAEIDGDDAVTISQPGAQEVAW; encoded by the coding sequence ATGTCCTCTGGCACACCCATGCCCAGCGACGGGACGACCGTCCTCGGCGCCCCAGAGATCGCCCGCGCACTGACGCGCATCGCCCACGAGATCCTCGAACGGAACAAGGGCGGCGACGACCTCGTCCTCCTGGGGATCCCCACCCGCGGACTCCCGCTCGCCCGGCGGCTCGCGCAGCGCCTGGCCGACGTCGAGCCTGCGCTCGACGCCGACACGCTCGTCGGCGAGCTCGACATCACGATGTACCGCGACGACCTGCACCGGCACCCCACGCGCACGATCGGCACGACCACACTCCCGAGCGACGGCATCGACGACAAGATCGTCGTGCTCGTCGACGACGTCCTGTACTCGGGCCGCACGATCCGCGCGGCGCTCGACGCGATCAAGGACCTCGGACGGCCACGCGCCGTCCAGCTCGCCGCCCTCGTCGACCGCGGCCACCGCGAGCTGCCCATCCGGCCCGACTACGTCGGCAAGAACCTCCCGACGTCGACGAGCGAGCGCGTGCAGGTGCGCCTCGCCGAGATCGACGGCGACGACGCGGTGACCATCTCGCAGCCCGGCGCTCAGGAGGTGGCGTGGTGA
- a CDS encoding aspartate carbamoyltransferase catalytic subunit: protein MKHLLSAADLDRASAVHVLDTAAEMAATQAREIKKLPTLRGRTVVNLFFEDSTRTRISFETAAKRLSADVINFSAKGSSVSKGESLKDTALTLQAMGADGIVVRHHSSGAPHLLATAGWVDASVVNAGDGTHQHPTQALLDAFTIRRHLAGRGAAGAGASLDARSGVGHDLTGLHVAVVGDVLHSRVARSNVQLLTTLGARVTLVAPPTLVPVGVEAWPCAVSYDLDATLDEAPDAVMMLRVQRERMSAAGGGFFPSPLEYSRLFGLDARRLAALPGHAIVMHPGPMNRGLEISAEAADSVRSVIVEQVANGVAVRMAVLYLTLATKES, encoded by the coding sequence GTGAAGCACCTCCTGTCCGCCGCCGACCTCGACCGTGCCTCTGCGGTCCACGTCCTCGACACGGCCGCCGAGATGGCCGCGACCCAGGCCCGGGAGATCAAGAAGCTCCCGACGCTGCGCGGCCGCACCGTCGTCAACCTCTTCTTCGAGGACTCGACCCGCACGCGCATCTCCTTCGAGACTGCCGCCAAGCGCCTCTCGGCCGACGTCATCAACTTCTCCGCGAAGGGCTCGAGCGTCTCCAAGGGCGAGTCCCTCAAGGACACGGCGCTCACGCTCCAGGCGATGGGCGCCGACGGCATCGTCGTGCGCCACCACTCCTCGGGCGCGCCGCACCTGCTCGCGACCGCCGGATGGGTCGACGCGAGCGTCGTCAACGCCGGCGACGGCACGCACCAGCACCCGACGCAGGCGCTGCTCGACGCGTTCACGATCCGCCGACACCTCGCCGGCCGCGGCGCGGCAGGCGCGGGCGCCTCGCTCGACGCGCGCTCCGGGGTCGGGCACGACCTGACGGGACTCCACGTCGCCGTCGTCGGCGACGTCCTGCACTCGCGCGTCGCCCGCTCGAACGTCCAGCTGCTCACGACGCTCGGGGCACGCGTCACGCTCGTCGCCCCACCGACGCTGGTCCCCGTGGGGGTCGAGGCGTGGCCGTGCGCCGTCTCGTACGACCTCGACGCCACCCTCGACGAGGCGCCCGACGCGGTGATGATGCTCCGCGTCCAGCGCGAGCGCATGAGCGCGGCCGGCGGAGGCTTCTTCCCGAGCCCGCTCGAGTACTCCCGCCTCTTCGGCCTCGACGCCCGCAGGCTCGCGGCGCTTCCCGGGCACGCGATCGTCATGCACCCCGGCCCCATGAACCGCGGCCTCGAGATCTCCGCCGAGGCGGCGGACTCGGTCCGCTCCGTCATCGTCGAGCAGGTCGCGAACGGCGTCGCGGTCCGCATGGCCGTCCTCTACCTCACGCTCGCCACGAAGGAGTCCTGA